One Clostridia bacterium genomic window carries:
- the ftsH gene encoding ATP-dependent zinc metalloprotease FtsH yields the protein MKKNLKSLSLYAILFLAILLLVTYLYTDDPEVKIYSNLVTDVKSGAVEKLVVVEDTATVTLNDKDKTEYEVTIPSKTILHEDLGAEIQAQIEAGTLEYDPQPTPTAPWWLTMLPGFILIVLMLVFFLFFMGDKGGGGSRGAMSFGKSRAKINQNDQNVKFEDVAGEDEEKEELQEVVDFLKSPVKYQKMGARIPKGVLLVGPPGTGKTLLAKAVAGEAGVPFFSISGSDFVEMFVGVGASRVRDLFEQAKKNAPCIVFIDEIDAVGRKRGSGLGGGHDEREQTLNQLLVEMDGFGVYSGIIVIAATNRQDILDPALLRPGRFDRQVYVGYPDAHGREEILKVHCRNKPLADDVDLSVIAKTTVQFTGAQLENVMNEAALLAVKKGQTHIHQDDITEAVVKVEMGKEKKSRKYTEKEKKLTAYHEAGHAVAARLLPGHDKVHQVTIIPRGGAGGFTWYRPTEDKFYSSKEEMENNLVSALGGRVAEKLVMDDISTGASADIQHVTRIARAMVTKYGMSEKLGPVFYDSENEEVFIGRDFGTVKGYSEEVAAQIDAEVRAIIDGAYKRCETLLSENMDKLTAVAEALLEKEKLEADEFEAFFTEKQEEPAPEVTEEVTTEETTEE from the coding sequence TTGAAAAAAAATCTTAAAAGTTTGAGTTTATATGCCATCTTGTTTCTGGCAATACTCTTGCTGGTTACCTATCTGTACACCGATGACCCTGAAGTCAAAATTTACTCCAACCTGGTTACCGATGTAAAGAGCGGTGCAGTAGAAAAGCTTGTTGTTGTAGAGGACACCGCAACCGTCACCTTAAACGACAAGGATAAGACCGAATATGAAGTAACCATCCCGTCCAAAACCATTTTGCACGAGGATTTGGGTGCAGAAATTCAGGCACAGATTGAAGCAGGTACATTAGAATATGACCCGCAACCGACTCCCACCGCACCCTGGTGGCTGACCATGTTGCCCGGCTTCATTTTAATCGTTCTGATGCTTGTCTTTTTCCTGTTCTTTATGGGCGACAAGGGAGGCGGCGGAAGCCGTGGAGCCATGAGCTTTGGCAAGAGCCGTGCAAAAATAAACCAGAATGACCAGAATGTAAAATTCGAGGATGTCGCAGGTGAGGACGAAGAAAAAGAGGAACTGCAGGAAGTGGTTGACTTCTTGAAATCACCCGTAAAATACCAGAAAATGGGTGCAAGAATCCCTAAAGGCGTTCTTTTGGTCGGCCCGCCCGGCACCGGTAAAACTCTGCTTGCAAAAGCGGTTGCCGGTGAAGCAGGCGTTCCGTTCTTCTCCATCTCGGGTTCTGATTTTGTGGAAATGTTTGTGGGTGTCGGTGCATCCCGTGTCCGCGATTTGTTTGAACAGGCAAAGAAAAATGCGCCCTGCATTGTATTCATTGATGAAATCGATGCGGTGGGCAGAAAGCGTGGCTCCGGCTTAGGCGGTGGTCACGATGAACGCGAGCAGACCTTAAACCAGCTCTTAGTTGAAATGGACGGCTTTGGTGTATATTCCGGCATTATTGTTATTGCCGCAACCAACCGTCAGGATATTTTAGACCCCGCACTCCTGCGTCCGGGCAGATTTGACCGTCAGGTATATGTGGGCTATCCCGATGCCCATGGCAGAGAAGAGATTTTAAAGGTACACTGCCGTAATAAACCATTAGCGGACGATGTAGATTTATCCGTCATTGCCAAAACCACCGTTCAGTTTACAGGTGCACAGCTGGAAAATGTCATGAACGAAGCCGCACTTTTGGCGGTCAAAAAGGGTCAGACCCACATCCATCAGGATGATATTACCGAAGCTGTGGTAAAGGTGGAAATGGGCAAAGAAAAGAAATCCCGTAAATACACCGAAAAAGAAAAGAAGCTTACCGCATACCATGAAGCAGGTCATGCTGTTGCCGCAAGACTGCTTCCCGGTCATGATAAGGTGCATCAGGTTACCATTATCCCCCGAGGCGGTGCAGGCGGTTTTACCTGGTATAGACCTACAGAAGATAAATTCTATTCTTCCAAGGAAGAAATGGAAAACAATCTGGTCAGCGCATTAGGTGGCAGAGTGGCTGAAAAGCTGGTTATGGATGACATCAGCACCGGTGCTTCGGCAGACATTCAGCATGTAACCCGTATCGCTCGCGCTATGGTTACCAAATACGGTATGAGCGAAAAATTGGGGCCTGTGTTCTACGACTCCGAAAACGAAGAAGTATTCATCGGCAGAGATTTCGGCACCGTAAAGGGCTATTCCGAAGAAGTTGCCGCACAGATTGACGCAGAAGTACGCGCAATTATTGATGGAGCTTACAAGCGTTGCGAGACCTTGCTTTCCGAAAATATGGATAAACTAACCGCTGTTGCAGAGGCACTTTTGGAAAAAGAAAAGTTAGAAGCAGACGAATTTGAAGCCTTCTTTACCGAAAAGCAGGAAGAGCCTGCCCCCGAAGTTACCGAAGAAGTAACGACCGAAGAAACAACTGAAGAATAA
- the hpt gene encoding hypoxanthine phosphoribosyltransferase, with amino-acid sequence MNNSIERILLSEEEIHAKVKELGAQISKDYQGKDLLVVVILKGSVIFAADLLREITIPVEIDFIAVSSYGSSTVSSGVVKIIKDLNESIENKHILIIEDILDSGKTLFNLTHLLTTRRPASMEICTLLNKPERREAEVYAKYMGFDIPDAFVVGYGLDYAEKYRNLPYIGILKPEVYEK; translated from the coding sequence ATGAACAATTCGATTGAAAGAATTCTTTTATCCGAAGAAGAAATCCATGCCAAGGTAAAAGAACTGGGTGCACAAATCAGCAAGGACTATCAGGGCAAAGATTTGTTGGTCGTTGTTATTTTAAAGGGCAGTGTTATTTTTGCCGCAGACTTACTGCGTGAAATTACCATCCCGGTTGAAATTGATTTTATCGCTGTGTCCAGCTACGGAAGCAGTACCGTCTCCAGCGGTGTGGTAAAAATCATCAAGGATTTGAATGAATCCATCGAAAACAAGCATATTTTAATTATTGAAGATATTTTAGACAGCGGTAAAACCCTGTTTAACCTGACCCACCTTTTAACCACACGCCGTCCCGCATCCATGGAAATCTGTACCCTTTTAAACAAGCCGGAGCGCAGAGAAGCAGAAGTGTATGCCAAATACATGGGCTTTGACATTCCCGATGCATTTGTGGTAGGCTATGGTCTGGATTATGCGGAAAAATACCGCAATCTCCCCTATATCGGCATCCTCAAGCCCGAGGTTTATGAAAAATAA
- the tilS gene encoding tRNA lysidine(34) synthetase TilS, with protein MKNSLQTVQQTIDAFHLLERGEKVLVAFSGGYDSVCLALCLKELGFSIGLAHVHHGLRETADRDADFCKAFAERLDVPFHFCKTDVKAIADAKKISTETAGRNVRYTFFESIEGYDKIATGHHKNDCAETVLQHLIRGTGLKGLTGISAKRDKIIRPLIGLTRAEIESYVNEKGIVPCADETNQRTDYARNRIRLEMIPLLQKENGNAVENICRTASLLEQDEDFLTQTARKYVSDNQIEISVLKTLHPAIAGRALRLAYAHTAGTAKDFEQKHISYILSHLKEHGDILNLCFSVTCKAQYGKLLFVKNTDEAVVYCYEIQPDSAIDIPETGRRFRLTVSESAPLSEHYFDLNALGDQKLFLRSPNADDRFFPFGMNGSKRLSKLLIDLKIPENKRKQLPLFATDREILCIPGFKRSRFYPTDTQTKKYLNLLEEPAHEQFD; from the coding sequence ATGAAGAATAGTTTACAAACCGTTCAGCAAACCATAGATGCCTTTCATCTGCTTGAAAGAGGCGAAAAGGTGCTTGTGGCTTTTTCGGGCGGATATGACTCGGTCTGCCTTGCCCTTTGCTTAAAAGAGTTAGGTTTTTCCATCGGTCTTGCCCATGTTCACCACGGCTTGCGCGAAACCGCTGACCGGGACGCAGACTTTTGCAAAGCCTTTGCCGAACGCTTAGACGTTCCCTTTCATTTTTGTAAAACAGATGTAAAGGCAATCGCAGATGCGAAAAAAATCAGCACCGAAACCGCAGGCAGAAACGTCCGCTACACTTTTTTTGAAAGTATAGAAGGCTATGATAAAATCGCCACGGGACATCATAAAAACGACTGTGCCGAAACGGTTTTACAGCATTTAATCCGTGGTACGGGCTTAAAAGGCTTAACCGGCATTTCCGCAAAGCGCGACAAGATTATCCGTCCGCTGATTGGGTTAACCCGTGCCGAAATTGAAAGCTATGTAAACGAAAAAGGCATTGTTCCCTGTGCGGATGAAACCAATCAGCGCACAGACTATGCCCGAAACCGGATTCGTCTGGAAATGATTCCCCTTTTGCAAAAGGAAAACGGCAATGCGGTAGAAAACATCTGCCGAACTGCTTCCCTTTTAGAACAGGACGAGGATTTTCTGACCCAAACGGCAAGAAAATATGTTTCGGACAATCAAATTGAAATTTCTGTTTTAAAAACCTTGCACCCGGCAATTGCAGGACGTGCTTTGCGCCTGGCTTACGCCCATACCGCAGGCACTGCAAAGGATTTTGAACAAAAGCATATTTCTTATATTTTATCTCATTTAAAAGAGCACGGTGACATTTTAAACCTTTGTTTTTCTGTCACCTGCAAAGCGCAATACGGCAAGCTGTTGTTTGTAAAAAACACAGATGAAGCTGTCGTATACTGTTACGAAATTCAGCCCGACTCAGCGATTGATATCCCCGAAACCGGCCGTCGATTCCGCCTGACGGTATCCGAAAGCGCGCCCCTTAGCGAACACTATTTTGACTTAAACGCCTTAGGCGATCAAAAGCTTTTTCTCCGTTCTCCCAATGCAGATGACCGCTTTTTCCCCTTCGGCATGAACGGCAGTAAGCGCTTAAGCAAACTGCTGATTGACTTAAAAATTCCGGAAAACAAGCGGAAGCAACTTCCGCTCTTTGCCACCGACCGCGAAATCTTATGTATTCCGGGTTTTAAACGCAGTCGGTTTTACCCCACAGATACACAAACGAAAAAATATTTAAATTTACTGGAGGAACCAGCACATGAACAATTCGATTGA
- the dnaB gene encoding replicative DNA helicase → MAEDFLGLSGGIPPYSLEAEESVLGSMLIDAECISTVFEFLKSEDFYREENKEIFMAMEQLYAKDRRIDPITVSNALQDAGTLGAVGGKEFVAGLAVKVLAVTNIKSHIEIILEKSLRRKLIIAANKISKLAYEGTQTPVEIAEIAEKAIFDVLQGREKSGLVHIKDVLMESYDHLGELAAMDTSITGVETGFSHFDNITSGFQKSTLNILAARPGVGKTSFALNIARNVALRNKETVAIFSLEMGREELVNRIWTSQALVDSSRLKTGMLEQDDWTRLATSLAPLSESPIYIDDTSNISVTEIRSKCRRLKLEKNLGLVIVDYLQLMQGNSKSGESRQQEVSEMSRALKIMAKELEVPVLTLSQLSRSIEQRQDKTPMLSDLRESGAIEQDADMVMFIHKKDEGNENGNPNLVELTIAKHRSGPTGKISLMWQPSYTNFVSVDTAHEE, encoded by the coding sequence ATGGCAGAAGATTTTTTAGGACTTAGCGGCGGTATTCCCCCGTACAGCTTAGAGGCAGAGGAATCTGTTTTAGGTTCTATGCTGATTGATGCAGAATGCATCTCTACTGTTTTTGAGTTTTTAAAGTCCGAGGATTTCTATCGGGAAGAAAATAAAGAAATTTTTATGGCGATGGAGCAGTTATATGCCAAGGACCGTCGCATTGACCCCATCACCGTATCCAATGCTTTGCAGGATGCAGGCACTTTGGGTGCTGTGGGCGGAAAAGAATTTGTGGCAGGTCTTGCCGTTAAGGTTCTGGCAGTAACCAATATTAAAAGCCATATTGAAATTATCTTAGAAAAATCCCTGCGCCGTAAGCTGATTATTGCGGCAAACAAGATTTCCAAGCTGGCTTACGAGGGCACCCAGACCCCCGTGGAAATCGCAGAAATTGCAGAAAAAGCCATTTTTGATGTGTTGCAGGGCAGAGAAAAATCCGGCCTTGTACACATTAAAGACGTGTTGATGGAAAGCTATGACCATTTGGGCGAGCTTGCCGCAATGGACACCTCCATCACCGGTGTGGAAACCGGTTTTTCACACTTTGATAACATCACCTCCGGTTTCCAGAAATCCACCTTGAACATTCTCGCCGCACGACCCGGTGTGGGTAAAACCAGTTTTGCCCTGAACATCGCCCGTAATGTGGCATTACGAAACAAAGAAACCGTTGCCATTTTCAGTCTGGAAATGGGCAGAGAGGAACTGGTAAACCGTATCTGGACCTCTCAGGCTTTGGTAGACAGCTCGCGGCTTAAAACCGGTATGTTAGAGCAGGACGACTGGACACGTCTTGCAACCTCTTTGGCACCCCTTTCGGAAAGCCCGATTTATATTGATGACACATCCAATATCTCGGTAACCGAAATCCGTTCCAAGTGCCGAAGACTGAAGTTGGAGAAGAATTTAGGACTTGTTATCGTGGACTATCTGCAGTTAATGCAGGGAAACTCCAAGTCGGGTGAAAGCCGTCAGCAGGAGGTTTCCGAAATGTCCCGTGCCTTAAAAATCATGGCAAAAGAGCTGGAGGTTCCTGTATTGACTTTAAGTCAGCTGTCCCGTTCCATCGAACAAAGACAGGACAAAACCCCCATGCTGTCCGACCTTCGTGAATCGGGTGCCATCGAGCAGGACGCCGATATGGTTATGTTCATTCATAAAAAGGATGAAGGCAACGAAAACGGCAACCCCAATCTGGTTGAATTAACCATCGCAAAGCACAGAAGCGGTCCGACGGGCAAAATTTCCCTGATGTGGCAGCCCTCTTACACCAACTTTGTGTCTGTAGATACTGCCCATGAAGAATAG
- the rplI gene encoding 50S ribosomal protein L9 produces MKVVLLQDVKGQGKKGDIVNVSDGYARNFLFTKKLAVEATNAALNDLKGKNEAFAYKKETELSEAKAMQEKLSTLKVVLTAKAGANDRLFGSVTNKDVAEALLNQHHVKIDKRRFEMDDIKSLGVYTVSVKLYPDVVGKLTVEIKAQ; encoded by the coding sequence ATGAAAGTTGTATTATTACAAGACGTAAAAGGACAGGGCAAAAAAGGTGACATCGTAAATGTAAGCGACGGTTATGCCCGCAATTTCCTGTTCACCAAAAAGCTTGCTGTGGAAGCAACCAACGCAGCTTTAAACGATTTGAAAGGTAAGAACGAAGCCTTTGCCTACAAAAAGGAAACCGAGCTTTCCGAAGCAAAAGCCATGCAGGAAAAGCTTAGCACCTTAAAGGTTGTTTTAACTGCAAAAGCAGGTGCAAACGACCGTTTATTCGGCTCTGTAACCAACAAGGATGTAGCAGAAGCTCTTTTGAATCAACACCACGTTAAAATTGACAAGCGTCGTTTTGAAATGGACGACATCAAGAGCCTTGGCGTGTATACCGTTTCCGTAAAACTGTATCCCGACGTTGTGGGCAAGCTGACAGTAGAAATCAAAGCACAGTAA
- a CDS encoding DHH family phosphoesterase: MRNESKENFFATTATIAVLAICGIVTLFFEKIWILGLAEIGIAGLLFLFHIIVIRKYHGSLSEFIDNIRFHAETATKDSLINAPMPVVIFTPTGRVLWSNERFDKLFDDSLLFDLPFETVFPDQTREILLKKKPGFSCFIKDKHFEVKGNYIYQDKKVNTPTFIVFYLYENTEIFLNSEKYLQEQPVVGVITIDNYDDVLLSTPDSHRSLLLSEIDTKITNWFSFTNGVFKKTEKDRYFLFFTRNCLQKMIDEKFSVLDDVRQIQSGNKFAATLSIGVGAGSFDYKELDEIANSAIALALGRGGDQAVVKENNEISFFGGKTREHEKTTKVKARVTANALKDLLVHAGNVIIMGHQLPDMDAIGAAIGVCAMAKTFEKKAYILYENSSLSVNGLIGRIQDNLDYKDVFITSDKAYDLVNKKTLLVVVDTHKPQYTFCPDLLEKVKDVVLIDHHRRGEEFINQAKLVYHEPYASSTCEMVAEMLQYAGGSFRLEAQEAEALYAGIMMDTKDFAMKTGVRTFEAAAFLKRCGVDITEVRKFFRNDFNSFVQLAQIISSAITVNGNIAISAWECTSATDAFAIAPQAADKLLSISGIEASFVLAVRPEEIAISGRSTGSVNVQLILEKMGGGGHLTMAGVQLKNCTQEEAKQRLIQAINQYLDEI; this comes from the coding sequence ATGAGAAACGAAAGTAAAGAAAACTTTTTTGCAACCACTGCAACCATTGCCGTTTTAGCAATCTGCGGTATTGTGACGCTCTTTTTTGAAAAAATATGGATTTTGGGCCTTGCCGAAATCGGCATCGCGGGACTTTTGTTCCTGTTCCACATCATTGTCATCCGCAAATACCACGGCTCTCTTTCGGAGTTTATTGACAATATCCGTTTCCATGCAGAAACCGCCACAAAGGACAGTTTAATCAACGCCCCCATGCCGGTGGTTATTTTCACACCGACAGGTCGTGTGCTCTGGAGCAACGAACGGTTTGACAAGCTGTTTGACGACAGTCTCCTGTTCGACCTCCCCTTTGAAACGGTTTTCCCGGATCAGACCCGAGAAATTCTCTTAAAGAAAAAGCCCGGCTTTTCCTGCTTTATCAAAGATAAGCATTTTGAGGTAAAGGGCAACTACATTTATCAGGACAAGAAAGTCAACACCCCTACCTTTATCGTATTTTATTTATATGAAAACACCGAAATTTTCTTAAACAGCGAAAAATATCTGCAGGAACAGCCTGTAGTCGGTGTGATTACCATTGATAACTATGACGATGTGCTTTTAAGCACACCCGATTCGCACCGAAGCTTACTGCTTTCCGAAATTGATACCAAAATCACCAATTGGTTCTCTTTCACCAACGGCGTGTTCAAGAAAACCGAAAAAGACCGTTATTTCCTGTTCTTTACCCGTAACTGTCTCCAGAAAATGATTGACGAAAAATTCTCTGTTTTGGATGACGTGCGCCAGATTCAGTCGGGCAACAAATTTGCTGCAACCCTCTCTATCGGCGTCGGTGCAGGAAGCTTTGACTATAAAGAGCTGGACGAAATTGCAAATTCTGCCATTGCCTTAGCCCTCGGCAGAGGCGGTGACCAGGCAGTTGTGAAAGAAAACAACGAAATCAGCTTCTTTGGCGGTAAAACCCGCGAGCATGAAAAAACCACAAAAGTAAAAGCACGCGTTACCGCAAACGCCTTAAAGGACTTGTTGGTGCATGCAGGCAATGTGATTATTATGGGACATCAGCTTCCCGATATGGATGCCATCGGCGCCGCAATCGGTGTTTGTGCCATGGCAAAAACCTTTGAAAAAAAGGCTTATATTTTATATGAAAATTCTTCTCTGTCTGTAAACGGCTTAATCGGCCGTATTCAGGACAATTTGGATTATAAGGATGTGTTTATCACTTCCGACAAGGCATACGATCTGGTAAACAAGAAAACCCTGCTTGTGGTGGTAGACACCCATAAACCGCAGTACACCTTCTGCCCGGACTTACTGGAAAAGGTAAAAGATGTGGTTTTAATTGACCATCACCGTCGCGGTGAGGAATTTATCAATCAGGCAAAGCTTGTGTATCACGAGCCTTATGCCTCCTCCACCTGCGAAATGGTAGCAGAAATGCTGCAGTATGCAGGCGGTTCCTTCCGATTGGAAGCCCAGGAAGCAGAGGCTTTGTATGCAGGTATCATGATGGATACCAAGGACTTTGCTATGAAAACAGGCGTGCGTACCTTTGAAGCCGCCGCATTCTTAAAGCGTTGCGGTGTAGACATCACCGAGGTCCGCAAATTCTTCCGCAATGATTTCAACAGCTTTGTACAGCTGGCACAAATCATTTCCTCTGCCATTACGGTAAACGGCAACATTGCCATCTCGGCCTGGGAATGTACCTCGGCAACCGACGCCTTTGCCATTGCACCGCAGGCGGCAGACAAACTGCTTTCCATCAGCGGAATTGAAGCTTCCTTTGTGCTGGCGGTTCGACCCGAGGAAATTGCCATCAGCGGACGTTCCACAGGCTCTGTGAACGTACAGCTCATTTTGGAAAAAATGGGCGGTGGCGGTCATTTAACCATGGCAGGCGTACAGCTTAAAAACTGCACCCAGGAAGAAGCAAAACAACGCCTGATTCAGGCAATTAACCAGTATTTGGACGAAATTTAA
- a CDS encoding DUF2232 domain-containing protein produces MKKTLLIFGAGIAIPVLLMLLSVFFGPAALFFFSALFAFPAMLALTGKPVFPVVYGALSAVGLFFLFGWFGVAIGIIGAIAGIYIGNSVKQAQPLKSTLITASFGFGILFVALILLFQLLFDKNAIDSLFTLLTDTTTQLMNQTAAQTAVNPDILSDITKQMQLMFAQLKLQFPALLCVYAILFGYLTLCVLSLLHMAFRYTPRFIPHFSRFRCSRMTVWVYLLSSFGTMLSAEGSVLCIVFLNIYVITRFLLLFSALSLVDYWMKSKKCIGILRALAIGALAFIASSSFISLILNILAFIDARANFRGLEE; encoded by the coding sequence ATGAAAAAAACATTACTGATATTTGGTGCAGGAATTGCGATTCCTGTCCTTTTGATGCTTTTGTCCGTATTTTTCGGTCCGGCAGCACTCTTTTTCTTTTCGGCATTGTTTGCCTTTCCGGCAATGCTTGCCCTTACCGGCAAGCCTGTTTTCCCGGTTGTCTACGGCGCACTCTCCGCAGTCGGTCTGTTCTTTCTGTTCGGCTGGTTCGGGGTTGCCATCGGTATAATCGGTGCAATTGCAGGCATTTACATCGGAAACTCCGTCAAGCAGGCGCAACCCTTAAAAAGCACACTCATCACCGCAAGCTTTGGCTTTGGCATTTTGTTTGTGGCTTTGATTCTGCTGTTTCAGCTGTTGTTTGACAAAAACGCCATTGACAGCTTGTTTACACTTTTAACAGACACAACCACACAGCTTATGAACCAAACGGCTGCGCAGACTGCAGTCAATCCTGATATTTTATCTGATATAACAAAACAAATGCAACTGATGTTTGCACAGCTGAAGCTGCAGTTTCCTGCATTGCTTTGTGTGTATGCCATTCTGTTTGGCTACCTCACTTTGTGTGTGCTGTCTCTGCTTCACATGGCTTTCAGATACACCCCCCGCTTCATTCCACATTTTTCCCGGTTCCGTTGCTCACGGATGACCGTTTGGGTGTATCTGTTGTCCAGCTTTGGCACCATGCTGTCTGCAGAAGGCTCTGTCCTTTGCATTGTATTTTTAAACATCTATGTTATCACCCGCTTTTTGTTGCTTTTCAGCGCGCTTTCTTTGGTAGACTACTGGATGAAAAGCAAAAAATGTATCGGCATTTTAAGAGCACTTGCCATAGGCGCGCTTGCTTTTATTGCCTCTTCAAGCTTTATTTCCTTGATTTTGAACATCCTCGCTTTCATCGACGCCCGTGCAAACTTCAGAGGGCTTGAGGAGTAA
- a CDS encoding DMT family transporter → MLSFVFAAVAGACMSIQGVMNTRLSDKIGLLESNAFVQGTAFLLSIIAVFLFGKGDFAQFFSAKPLYWLGGVFGLAITVFVMLAMKNQSPTVAVSVILIAQLTVAALIDAFGIMDTPKIAFHWTKFLGLALMIGGVILFKMKGSN, encoded by the coding sequence ATGTTAAGCTTTGTATTTGCCGCTGTAGCAGGGGCTTGTATGAGTATACAGGGCGTGATGAACACGCGTCTTTCCGATAAAATCGGGTTGCTTGAGTCCAATGCCTTTGTACAGGGAACGGCATTTTTGCTTTCCATTATTGCAGTTTTTTTATTTGGGAAGGGCGATTTTGCCCAGTTTTTCTCTGCCAAACCATTGTACTGGCTGGGTGGCGTGTTCGGGCTCGCCATCACGGTTTTTGTGATGCTTGCCATGAAAAATCAGTCGCCTACTGTGGCGGTGTCGGTGATTTTAATTGCGCAGCTTACCGTTGCGGCACTGATTGATGCCTTCGGAATCATGGATACTCCGAAAATTGCCTTTCACTGGACAAAATTTTTAGGACTTGCGCTTATGATTGGCGGAGTTATTCTGTTCAAGATGAAAGGCTCCAATTAA
- a CDS encoding uracil-DNA glycosylase, with protein MALIGNSWDGLLEDQFRAEYYLKLREFLKQEYSTQTVYPNMYQIFNALKITDYDKVKAVILGQDPYHGEGQAHGLCFSVQKGIQLPPSLKNIYKEMETDLGIPPVQDGDLTAWAEQGVLLLNTVLTVRGGLAASHKGQGWEQFTDRIITLLNERTTPMVFILWGSHARAKKELISNPSHLVLEAAHPSPLSAHNGFFGCRHFSKTNEFLKRIGTEPINWSLSS; from the coding sequence ATGGCGTTAATCGGAAACAGCTGGGACGGGTTACTGGAAGACCAGTTCCGTGCCGAATACTATTTAAAATTAAGAGAATTTTTAAAACAGGAATACAGCACGCAAACGGTATATCCGAATATGTATCAGATTTTTAATGCCTTAAAAATCACTGACTACGACAAGGTGAAAGCCGTGATTTTAGGGCAGGACCCATATCATGGCGAAGGGCAGGCACATGGGCTTTGCTTTTCGGTGCAGAAGGGTATTCAGCTTCCTCCCTCTCTGAAAAACATCTATAAGGAGATGGAAACAGACTTAGGCATTCCGCCCGTACAGGACGGAGATTTAACAGCCTGGGCAGAGCAGGGTGTTTTGCTGTTAAACACAGTACTCACCGTTCGGGGCGGTTTAGCCGCCAGCCACAAAGGACAAGGCTGGGAGCAGTTTACCGACCGTATCATCACCCTTTTAAACGAGCGTACTACCCCCATGGTCTTTATTTTGTGGGGCAGTCATGCCCGGGCGAAAAAGGAACTGATTTCCAACCCCTCGCACTTGGTGCTGGAGGCGGCACATCCCAGCCCCCTTTCGGCACACAACGGCTTTTTCGGATGCCGTCATTTTTCCAAAACCAATGAATTCTTAAAACGCATCGGCACAGAGCCAATTAATTGGAGCCTTTCATCTTGA